DNA from Chitinophaga pendula:
ATACCTGCCGCATTGGGCACATTCAGCAGCAATGCGATCGCGTCTCTGTTGAACATTTCTGCATTAGCCAGGTTAAAACTACTGGTAAGATAAGCAGTATCCAACAATTTGGAGACAAGTGTTTTGCGTGCTGTCCGGAAGTTGGCGGTCATGGTGCTTGCCAGGGAGATCGGGATTACATGCAGGCGGGCTTTAGCAGTGTCGAATGCGATAGGTACTGCGCCAATCCTGGCATTGTCGCCTCCACCGTAGCCCGCTACATAAGGCGAATCAGGTGTGAGGTCCCGCTTGTCTTTGGGCTTGTTCTGACACGATAGCAGCAGGGTTCCACAGGCTAACAGTATGCCGGTCGTCGTGGTCAGGAGGGAATGATTGCTTGTTAAGCGTTTCATAATCGGGGGTTTAAATGGTTTGTTAATGTAAAATAGCCGATGAATAAAAAAGGTAATAAGGTATTGTTGCTTAAAAAGGACAGGTATAAATACCTGAAGTAGGTGAAGGGTGACGGTTAACAGATAGGCAATGCCTGAGTATGCTGCAGTATTTTTGTTGTTATCAGATGCGCCAAATTAGACAATTTAGCCGGTAGATAAAAGCAGTTTGCGTAAAAGAATTGTTACGGCAGATATAAGCCTGCAGCCGTTTTTCAGTAGAAAGGCACAGCGTTTTGGTAGCTAGAAGACGGTGAGCTATTGGGAGAGCATACGGAGAGAGTATAGCCGGTAACGATAGGACAGAAAATAGTAGGCCTTCCTGTCTTTTGCGGACAGGAAGATGTGTTACCTATGTGTGGCGGTGTTACAGATTTGTGCATTCAAGCGAGTCGACATTGCAAACGCAATGCAACTGCTGGCATTTCCTGGTACCTACCGGATTGTCGCAGGTATAGCTTTCGCAGGCAGGAATGCGGTAGTGGCTGCCGCCACCTTTGATGGTTTTGAGTGCAGCGCGCTCGAGCGGGTGAACACTGCATAATAGTGCTTTCATGATGATTGATATTTAGCGGTCAAAAAAAAATGCTCATAGACATACGGGGGATCGCTTATACAAGCGGTAACATTACAGGTCAATCAATATTAGTGCTTGTTACTGCTATGTTCAGGCAGTGTGTACGGGAGGTATGAGGAGGATACAGGCTTGGGGATGCAGATAAATTACAGGGCGCCCGCCAATACACGCAGGCCTTTTTCAAATGCTTTTTCGTTGAGGGAAGCGTATCCCAGCCGGATGCCGGTAGGGCCTTGATATGCCGGGCTGAAATATTTCTCCGGTGAGACGATACTGACGCCGGCCTGCTGTGTGTGGGCGATCAGGTGGCTGGGAGTGATATGGGGTGGCAGTGGCAGCCAGAGACCCATGCCACCTTCGGGGAGTGCATAGTCTGCGAACCCTGGCAGGAGGGAGCGGATGCTCTCCCCGGCGGCTGTGCGGCGCTGTCGATATACGTTGACTGCTTTGCGGGTGTGTTTGCGGATCTCGCCGGAGAGCAGCAGGTTGGCAAGTGCTTGCTCCATCACCGGGTCGCCCTGGCGGTCGATGACACCTCTGTAAGCCAGCACAGACTGCATAAAGGAGGCCGGCCCACTGAGGAAGCCGATCCTGACAGCCGGTGCGACCAGCTTACTGAGTGTGCCGATATAGATGACATGCCCCGACTGGTCCATGCTGGCCAGTGGTAACATGCTCTGCGCTCCGAAGTGGTATTCATGATCATAGTCATCCTCTATGATCATAAAATTATATTGTTCGCTGAGGGCCAGCAGTTGCATGCGGCGGTCCATCTTCATGGTGGCCGTGGTGGGGTATTGATGGTGCGGGGTGACGTACAGTGCTTTTAATTTCTTCTTCTTACACAAGCGGGCGATGGCTGCTACATCGATACCGCCTTCGTCTACCGGTATGGTTTGCAGGCGGGCGCCGGCCAGCGAAAATGCATGCCAGGCCGGTTTATATCCGGGGTGCTCTACTGCTACTTCGTCACCCGGATGAAGCAATACCCGGGCTGCCAGGTAGAGCGCCATCTGGCTGCCTCGCGTGATACAAATATTATCGGCTGCTACAGCCAGACCACGATCCTGGCTTAGCAGGTGAAGGATGGCCTGTACCAGTTTTTCATCTCCTCTTTCGTCATGATATCCCAGTAACTGCCAGCGGGTCTTCTGCTGGAAGATGCGTTTGTACTCCCGGCTTAACGCCAGCAAAGGCGCTAGTTTGACATCGGGAAGGCCGTCGTCGAAGATGACCTGGAAGCCTTTTTTTTTCGGTTCATTAGGTTTGGGGAATTCAAAATGGTTGAAGCCGACGGCGGTATGGTGATGCCGCACGGGCGGTTGTATCCTGCTGGCCAGGCTGGGGGGCAGCGTTTCACTGACACAGGTGCTGCTCTTATAACGGGCATTAATCCACCCATGTGCATGTAGCTCTTCGTAAGCCAGCACGATCGTGTTACGGTTCACAGACAACTGGGTGGCCAGTGCGCGGGTGCTGGGCAGCACATCACCGCGATGCAAACGTCCCCGCCTGATCTCATCAATGATATGTTCTGCAATCTGCAGATAGATTGCTTTGCCAGTAGTGAAAGTCAACTGTAAACGCGCATCCCAGGAAGATTTCATATGTAAGACGATCTGGCCTGCCACAGGCAGCCGGTAAAAAAAGGTATATAACTGGACTATCAGTAATATAAAAAACTGGCTCATCCAGATGGTCCAAAGATACCACAATTTTGTTGTGTCAACACCATCCACTTTCAACATAAAACCAAAATGATATGGAAAAGACACTTGAAAAAAAAGCAACCGCAGCAGACAATTTCACTTCCGGGGACTTTCACAAGACCTACGCTACCTTGAAAACGCATATTCCTGCCAAGCTGGTACATCGCGATGTAGAGCAGGCTGGTGAGCACGATACGTTTTCGAAAGAGCGTAAGCACCCCGTATTTTTTGTAGACCTGCCCACTAAAAATGTGAGTATGACTATAGGAGGATTGTTGCCATCGCAGCTGACCAACAAGCACCGGCATACTTACGAAACGGTATTGTATGTATTGGAAGGTACTGGCTGGACGGAGATAGAGGGGGAGCGTATTACCTGGAAGGCGGGCGATGCGGTGTATATACCCAGCTGGGCATGGCATCGTCATCAGAACCTGGACGACCAGGCGCCGGCCCGGTATATCGCCTGCGAGAATGCGCCACAGCTGCAGAACCTGGGATTGGCATTGCGGGAAGAAGAAGGGCGTGACTTCTAAGCGGCAGCAGGGATCACCAGGAGTATATATAGGCTGGCGACCGGCCGGCATCGTTATAACGCTATTAAATATTTTTCATGAACCAAGTACCATTTGAAGGTGTGATCGCTTATCCGATCACACCCTTTGACGAACAGGAAAAAATTGATTTCCCCTTATTCCGGACGCTGGTAGAACGGCTGGTGGTTACCGGCGCGCAAGGTATTGCACCATTGGGCAGCACTGGTGTATTCTCTTATCTGAATGATGAAGAGAAAGAGCAGGTAGTGGCAGCAACGATCTCGCAGGTAGCCGGGCGGGTGCCGGTGCTGGCGGGGGTATCCAACCTGACAACGGAGCGTACCATTCACCATGCGCAGTTCGCCGAACGTGCGGGTGCGGCGGCGGTGATGATCATACCCGTTTCTTACTGGAAGCTGTCGGATGACGAGATATTCTGCCACTATGAACGGGTGGCATCGGCCATTAACATCCCGATCATGGCGTACAACAACCCGGGTACCAGTGGGGTAGATATGTCGCCGGCGCTGTTGAAACGTTTGTTGCAGATACCGAATGTGACGATGATCAAGGAGAGCTCCGGTGATGTGCAGCGAATGCATTACCTGCGTAAAGAGCTGGGAGAAGAGGTGGCATTCTACAACGGGTCCAACCCGTTGGCGCTGGCGGCCTTTACGGCTGGCGCCAGGGGCTGGTGTACCGCGGCGTCTAACCTGATCCCGGAGCTGAACCAGGGTTTATACCAGGCGATGCAGCAACGCGATCTGGCAAAAGCGCATGACCTGTTCTATAAGCAGTTCCAGTTGTTACAGTTTATCAGTGCTAAAGGGTTACCGCGTACGATCAAGGCAGGTTTGCAGCTACAGGGTATTGCCGCCGGCAAACTGCGTAGCCCGCTGCAGCCATTGGAAACGGTGGATATGGATTACCTGGGATCTTTGCTGAAGGCTTGTGCTGCCTAAAGGCGTTTGCCGGTGTATGGAGGGAAAGGATCGTTCCGGGATGGGGCGATCTTTTCCTGATGCAGGGATGGTCCATATTGTAATATTTTAGTATGCATGCAAGTGCTTATCGGACAGTGGGTTGTAAAATGTTTCTATAAGCGTTGTATAGCCGTTGTATAAGCAATGTATATCCGTTCTATAGTCGTTCTATATCCATTGTATACTCATTGTATAAGTGTGTATAGGCTTAGCTTATACAAAGGATATACGAATGTTATAGGAATGATACAGGAATGTTATAGGCAGGATATAAGAAAGTGGCGGACAGGAAAAGTTTATATATTTATACCTCATTACCAAATGGGGGAGTATTTGAAGCATTTATCTGATCCGGCGTTACTCGTACTGTTACAGGAAGGGGATCCGTCAGCTTTCAGGGAGATCTATGACCGATACTGGGAAGTACTGTACCGGCAGGCATCGAAGAAGCTGGGCGACCGGGAAGACATCCGGGATATCGTCCAGGAGATATTCCTGTCTTTATGGAGGGGGCGGCAGGTGTTGCAGGTACAGGAGAGCTTACTACAATATCTCTATACAGCATTACGCTATAAGATCATCGATCATTACCGGCAGCGGGAGGTCAGGGTCCGTTATTACGAGGCGGTCTTTGTGACGGCAGACGATAGTATTGTGCCGGAAGCGCTTGGTTACCAGGAACTGAATAACCTGGTAGAAGCGGAGATCAGTGCCATGCCCCCCAAAATGAAAGAAGTATTCCTGTTAAGCCGTGATGAAGAACTGAATGCGGTGCAGATTGCCGCACGACTTTCTCTTTCCCACCAGACGGTACGTAACCAGATCAGTACCGCCCTGAAGCGCCTGCGTGCGCGACTGTCTGCCTACACTGCGCGTTAACGTCATCTGAATATTGATCCAGTTCTGTTTGTCCATGTACTGACTCCATTTGTCCATGTTTGCAGAAGGGATAGTTGCTGACCTTTGACCTGTCAATAACCACAAAAAAATTAAGATTATGCAACGAATTACAGCACTCGATCCTGCCAGTACTACTGGAAAAACCAAAACATTATTCGACACTATCCAGGGCAAATTGGGTATGGTACCTAATATGATGCGCACGATGGGCAACTCACCTGCGGTGTTGAGCAGTTATCTTTCTTTCAGCAATGCCTTGGGAGAAGGGCAGCTCGGACCTGAACTGGGAGAACTGATCGCTTTGACGGTAGCGAATGCGAACCGCTGTGAATATTGTAATGCCGCGCATAGCGTGATCGGAGAGAAATTGGCACATATTCAGGCAGCGGCCATTGCCAATGCGAGAGCCGGCCGGTCTGATGAGCCTAAAATACAGGCGGCACTGGACTTCGCCCTGGCGCTGGTAGAGAAGAGAGGGTTCGTAAGCGAAGCGGATGTGCAGGCACTGAAAGCGGCGGGCTATGATGATGCGGGTATAGCGGAGATCATAGGACATGTATCATTGAATATATTCACCAATTATTTTAACAATGCGCTGAAGGTATCGCTTGATTTCCCGGCAGTGGAATTGAATGCTGCGATTGCAGTGTAAAAAAGTTTAGCGGTGGGGGAGGGGCGGTGGTTCTTTCCTCCCCTATTTTATTCACTAAAAATTATCTTACTTGACAGCACAGTGCGACAATACTATGATCAATCCGGCGACCGGTATACTGGCATTCAGGGTGATGGATGTGGAGGACGGGTATTATTTCCGGGAATTACAGCAACAACATTGTTATACTATGTTGCTGGTGACAGCGGGGAGTGGGCAGTTGAATGTTGATTTTTCGGAGTATATGTTTGAGGCAAATACCCTGTTATGTTTTTCGGTATATCAGCCTTTTCTGATCCGGGAGCGGGAGTGTATTAAGGGCGTGCTGATACAGTTCCATCCTGATTTTTTCTGTATACATAAGCATCAGGAGGAGGTGTCTTGTAATGGTATACTTTTTAACGATGTTTATGGGTCGCCGATGGTCAATATAGACACGGCAGGCTTGCAGGCATTGCTGGGGTTGGTCGCGCAGTTTAAGACGGAGATGCAGCGGCCGGCGTTAGGGCAATATGAGCTGTTGGTATCTTATCTGAAGGTCTTTCTGATCATGGCGTCGCGGATGAAACTGGCTGTTTGTCCGGATATAGTGTCTGACGGCGGGCCGGCGCCCTTCCTGTTGAAGCATCTGAAAGAGGCCATTGAGGAGCATTATCGTACCAGGCATAGTCCGGCGGACTATGGTGCTTTACTGAATATATCTCCCAAGGCGTTGAACAAGCTGGCTAAAAGTCATTTTAACCGTACGTTGCGGGATCTGATTGCAGAACGGATCATTATTGAAGCGAAACGGGAGCTTTACTTGACATCGAAGCCGGTGAAGGCTATAGCCTATGAGCTGGGTTTTACGGATGAGTTTTATTTCAGCCGGTTCTTTAAGAGTAATGCCTCGGTGTCGCCACAGCTTTACCGTACGACGGTGGGCATGGCCAAAGGGGAGGTATAATACCTGGTATAATAAGAGTATATTGGTTGTATAGCGGCATCACCTGGTGTCGCTAATTTTTTTTAATTATATCTAGTACACTTATTATTGTTGTACGACAATCTATTTATCAGCACATATGAAAGCATTTAACCAGCCGGATATTCCGCCAGCGATACGTGAGTTGTTGGGAAGGAATATCAAATCGGCACCATATACGGCAGGAGAGCGGCAGCTGTTGCACGACTGGTATGAAAGTCTGGCAATAGACGGAGACGCCCCGTTAAGCGGGGAGGGAGTGGTATTATGGGCCGGCATCCGGGAAGCGATGGATGCTGGTGAGGCTGTCAGGCCGTTGGTAGTGCGTATGCCTTTGTGGCGTCGTATCTGGCGGCCGGTAGCGGCGGCGGTGGTAGTGCTGGCAGGGGGATGGTGGGGTTGGCAGTATTATGCCGGCAAGCCGGTATATAACGGGCAGCTGGCCACCTCAGCGGGTAACACCCGGCAGCTGACATTACCGGATGGCACAAAAGTATGGCTGAATGCAGGCAGTGAGCTGCATTACCGTAAAGACTGGCAGCCGGGTACGACCAGGGAGATCGCATTGAACGGGGAAGCGTTTTTTGAAGTAGCGCAACTGTCACAATCCCCTTTTATCATACATACAAAAGTAGTGGACATACAGGTACTGGGCACCAGCTTCAACCTGAAAGCTTATGCTGACGATGCAACCGTAGAGACCACCTTGCTGAGCGGAAAGGTAGCGGTCGTTATGAAGGAGCAGCAGGATCGCCGGATGGAGCTGCATCCACATGAAAAACTGGTCGTCGTGAACCGGGCGGCCGGGCATCAGCTGGA
Protein-coding regions in this window:
- the pdxR gene encoding MocR-like pyridoxine biosynthesis transcription factor PdxR — translated: MKSSWDARLQLTFTTGKAIYLQIAEHIIDEIRRGRLHRGDVLPSTRALATQLSVNRNTIVLAYEELHAHGWINARYKSSTCVSETLPPSLASRIQPPVRHHHTAVGFNHFEFPKPNEPKKKGFQVIFDDGLPDVKLAPLLALSREYKRIFQQKTRWQLLGYHDERGDEKLVQAILHLLSQDRGLAVAADNICITRGSQMALYLAARVLLHPGDEVAVEHPGYKPAWHAFSLAGARLQTIPVDEGGIDVAAIARLCKKKKLKALYVTPHHQYPTTATMKMDRRMQLLALSEQYNFMIIEDDYDHEYHFGAQSMLPLASMDQSGHVIYIGTLSKLVAPAVRIGFLSGPASFMQSVLAYRGVIDRQGDPVMEQALANLLLSGEIRKHTRKAVNVYRQRRTAAGESIRSLLPGFADYALPEGGMGLWLPLPPHITPSHLIAHTQQAGVSIVSPEKYFSPAYQGPTGIRLGYASLNEKAFEKGLRVLAGAL
- a CDS encoding cupin domain-containing protein produces the protein MEKTLEKKATAADNFTSGDFHKTYATLKTHIPAKLVHRDVEQAGEHDTFSKERKHPVFFVDLPTKNVSMTIGGLLPSQLTNKHRHTYETVLYVLEGTGWTEIEGERITWKAGDAVYIPSWAWHRHQNLDDQAPARYIACENAPQLQNLGLALREEEGRDF
- a CDS encoding FecR family protein, with amino-acid sequence MKAFNQPDIPPAIRELLGRNIKSAPYTAGERQLLHDWYESLAIDGDAPLSGEGVVLWAGIREAMDAGEAVRPLVVRMPLWRRIWRPVAAAVVVLAGGWWGWQYYAGKPVYNGQLATSAGNTRQLTLPDGTKVWLNAGSELHYRKDWQPGTTREIALNGEAFFEVAQLSQSPFIIHTKVVDIQVLGTSFNLKAYADDATVETTLLSGKVAVVMKEQQDRRMELHPHEKLVVVNRAAGHQLDVLPEQAELATTGYMLATPSQHPGDSTYAELSWKDGKLVFSNETFEQIALQLERWYGITIIFDDATLKTFRFTGSFRGESLPRIMEALQYSNPFRYEIQEGTMRIYK
- a CDS encoding carboxymuconolactone decarboxylase family protein encodes the protein MQRITALDPASTTGKTKTLFDTIQGKLGMVPNMMRTMGNSPAVLSSYLSFSNALGEGQLGPELGELIALTVANANRCEYCNAAHSVIGEKLAHIQAAAIANARAGRSDEPKIQAALDFALALVEKRGFVSEADVQALKAAGYDDAGIAEIIGHVSLNIFTNYFNNALKVSLDFPAVELNAAIAV
- a CDS encoding helix-turn-helix domain-containing protein, which codes for MTAQCDNTMINPATGILAFRVMDVEDGYYFRELQQQHCYTMLLVTAGSGQLNVDFSEYMFEANTLLCFSVYQPFLIRERECIKGVLIQFHPDFFCIHKHQEEVSCNGILFNDVYGSPMVNIDTAGLQALLGLVAQFKTEMQRPALGQYELLVSYLKVFLIMASRMKLAVCPDIVSDGGPAPFLLKHLKEAIEEHYRTRHSPADYGALLNISPKALNKLAKSHFNRTLRDLIAERIIIEAKRELYLTSKPVKAIAYELGFTDEFYFSRFFKSNASVSPQLYRTTVGMAKGEV
- a CDS encoding RNA polymerase sigma factor is translated as MKHLSDPALLVLLQEGDPSAFREIYDRYWEVLYRQASKKLGDREDIRDIVQEIFLSLWRGRQVLQVQESLLQYLYTALRYKIIDHYRQREVRVRYYEAVFVTADDSIVPEALGYQELNNLVEAEISAMPPKMKEVFLLSRDEELNAVQIAARLSLSHQTVRNQISTALKRLRARLSAYTAR
- a CDS encoding dihydrodipicolinate synthase family protein, producing MNQVPFEGVIAYPITPFDEQEKIDFPLFRTLVERLVVTGAQGIAPLGSTGVFSYLNDEEKEQVVAATISQVAGRVPVLAGVSNLTTERTIHHAQFAERAGAAAVMIIPVSYWKLSDDEIFCHYERVASAINIPIMAYNNPGTSGVDMSPALLKRLLQIPNVTMIKESSGDVQRMHYLRKELGEEVAFYNGSNPLALAAFTAGARGWCTAASNLIPELNQGLYQAMQQRDLAKAHDLFYKQFQLLQFISAKGLPRTIKAGLQLQGIAAGKLRSPLQPLETVDMDYLGSLLKACAA